Proteins from a genomic interval of Cupriavidus sp. WKF15:
- a CDS encoding shikimate dehydrogenase: MINGKTTLIAHLGFPTESFKAPMIYNPWFEQQGIDAVVMPMGVKPDDYPVFFRSLFRLSNIRGALVTMPHKVTTVELVDELTPTARIAGACNAVLRRDDGTLVGDQFDGAGFVRGIQRKGCRLEGARAIVTGSGGVGSAIAASLAAAGVAELALFDTRDASSLALRDRLLAHYPALRVTTGSADPAGYDVVVNATPLGMNAGDALPFDVARIDPGAMVGEVVMKSEYTPFLEAAIARGCKVQVGTDMLFEMIPAYLEFFGYGTATPDALRAVARLKY, translated from the coding sequence ATGATCAACGGCAAGACCACCCTCATCGCGCACCTTGGCTTTCCGACCGAGTCGTTCAAGGCGCCCATGATCTACAACCCCTGGTTCGAGCAGCAGGGCATCGATGCCGTGGTAATGCCGATGGGCGTGAAGCCCGACGACTACCCGGTGTTCTTCCGCTCGCTGTTCCGCCTGAGCAATATCCGCGGCGCGCTGGTCACCATGCCGCACAAGGTCACCACCGTCGAACTGGTGGACGAACTCACCCCCACTGCCCGCATCGCCGGCGCCTGCAACGCGGTGCTGCGGCGCGACGACGGCACGCTGGTCGGCGACCAGTTCGACGGCGCGGGCTTCGTGCGCGGCATCCAGCGCAAGGGCTGCCGGCTTGAAGGCGCTCGCGCCATCGTCACGGGCAGCGGCGGCGTGGGCAGCGCGATCGCCGCCTCGCTGGCCGCGGCCGGCGTGGCGGAGCTGGCACTGTTCGACACGCGCGACGCCTCGTCGCTCGCGCTGCGTGACCGGCTGCTGGCGCACTACCCGGCCCTGCGCGTGACCACCGGCTCGGCGGATCCCGCCGGCTACGACGTGGTGGTCAACGCAACGCCGCTCGGCATGAACGCGGGCGATGCGCTGCCCTTCGATGTCGCCCGCATCGATCCGGGCGCCATGGTTGGCGAGGTGGTGATGAAGTCCGAGTACACCCCGTTCCTCGAAGCCGCCATCGCGCGCGGCTGCAAGGTCCAGGTCGGCACCGACATGCTGTTCGAGATGATTCCCGCCTACCTGGAATTCTTCGGCTACGGCACCGCCACGCCGGACGCCCTGCGCGCCGTAGCCCGCCTTAAATACTGA
- a CDS encoding MerR family DNA-binding protein → MAHTLTIGKLAKAAGVGVETVRYYHRCGLLPVPERVNGTIRQYTQPSLKRIFFIRRAQSLGFTLDEIRVLLQQSDGDSCSRARVLAERKLGLVEQRLRDLERLRAELTHLIGQCKANGDEASCPLIETLSDSTGWANARDAPLRP, encoded by the coding sequence ATGGCGCACACCCTGACGATCGGTAAGCTGGCCAAGGCGGCTGGTGTAGGCGTGGAGACGGTCCGCTACTACCACCGGTGCGGCTTGCTGCCGGTGCCGGAGCGTGTCAATGGAACCATTCGGCAGTATACGCAACCGAGCCTGAAGCGGATCTTCTTCATCCGCCGGGCCCAGTCGCTCGGGTTTACCCTTGATGAAATCCGGGTGCTGCTGCAACAGAGTGATGGTGACTCGTGCAGCAGGGCCCGCGTACTGGCCGAGCGAAAGCTCGGTCTGGTGGAGCAACGTTTGAGGGATCTCGAACGATTGCGCGCCGAACTGACGCATCTGATCGGGCAATGCAAGGCCAATGGCGATGAGGCGTCCTGCCCCTTGATTGAAACATTGTCCGACAGCACGGGGTGGGCGAACGCCCGCGACGCTCCACTTCGACCCTGA
- a CDS encoding DUF2188 domain-containing protein: protein MQSQIIRVFPREYGWALEVGDLNAKVQIFPTMEAAIAAGWGLARQENAELHIHRHDGNLRWRTSGCDQH from the coding sequence ATGCAATCACAAATCATTCGCGTTTTTCCCCGGGAATATGGCTGGGCACTGGAGGTCGGCGACCTCAATGCAAAGGTCCAGATATTTCCGACCATGGAAGCCGCAATCGCTGCGGGTTGGGGCCTGGCGAGGCAGGAGAACGCGGAGTTGCACATACACCGCCACGATGGGAACCTGCGCTGGCGCACCAGCGGCTGCGACCAGCACTAG
- a CDS encoding IS630 family transposase — MGCMGKMNLTELEREQLLAATRSRTIRAADARRAKLILMLEDGESRDAIIERLGCDSRFISRWSSRFLAERLAGLYARHPGRAPLKPPEKLEARVLSYTLKRKPADGSTHWSSYKLAAELGDVSVSAVQRIWRKHGVRPHRLERHMISNDPNFETKAADVIGLYLNPPAHAAVFCVDEKTAIQALDRKDRLLPLSPGRAESHGFEYKRNGTLSLFAALNTATGEVIGKTAPRHTSEQFVAFLTDVVASQRPEQEIHVICDNVSSHKTERVQTFLEEHRNVQLHYTPTYTSWLNQVENWFARIQRDVIARGVFTSVKDLDRKLMRYIRQHNKNPKPIKWKYDDPSRRIRPVPIQ; from the coding sequence ATCGGGTGCATGGGAAAAATGAATTTGACCGAGCTCGAGCGTGAACAACTGCTGGCGGCGACTCGCAGCCGAACCATTCGGGCAGCCGACGCGCGCCGGGCCAAGCTGATCCTGATGCTTGAAGACGGCGAATCGCGCGACGCGATCATTGAGCGGCTGGGGTGCGATTCGCGTTTCATCTCGCGTTGGTCGAGTCGGTTTCTGGCCGAGCGGCTTGCAGGCTTGTACGCGCGCCATCCTGGACGAGCGCCCCTGAAGCCGCCTGAAAAGCTCGAGGCGCGTGTTCTGAGCTACACGCTCAAGCGCAAGCCCGCGGACGGGTCGACGCATTGGAGCAGCTACAAGCTTGCCGCGGAACTGGGGGATGTGTCGGTCTCGGCCGTGCAGCGCATCTGGCGCAAACATGGCGTGCGCCCGCACAGGTTGGAGCGGCACATGATCTCCAACGATCCCAACTTCGAGACCAAAGCCGCAGACGTGATTGGGTTGTATCTGAATCCGCCCGCGCATGCGGCGGTGTTCTGCGTGGACGAGAAGACCGCGATCCAGGCCCTGGATCGTAAGGACCGGCTGTTGCCACTGTCGCCAGGGCGTGCCGAGAGTCATGGCTTTGAATACAAGCGTAACGGCACGCTCAGCCTGTTTGCTGCCCTCAACACGGCAACCGGGGAGGTGATTGGCAAGACCGCACCACGCCATACCAGCGAGCAGTTCGTGGCCTTCCTCACCGATGTTGTGGCCAGTCAGCGGCCGGAGCAAGAAATCCATGTCATCTGCGACAACGTGAGCAGCCACAAAACCGAGCGCGTGCAGACCTTCCTCGAAGAACACCGTAACGTGCAGTTGCACTACACGCCGACTTACACGTCGTGGCTCAATCAGGTCGAGAACTGGTTCGCGCGCATTCAGCGCGATGTGATCGCGCGCGGCGTCTTCACCTCGGTGAAGGACCTGGACCGCAAGCTGATGCGCTATATCCGTCAACACAACAAGAATCCCAAGCCAATCAAGTGGAAGTACGACGATCCATCTCGGCGAATTCGCCCGGTGCCAATTCAATGA
- a CDS encoding porin, which yields MHKSMVALLALAAGSLPAAAQTNSGVTLYGLIDTTIRFSTNEDAAGHSRTQMTDGVLTGSRWGLRGTEDLGGGNKAWYILESGFAPDTGTSQQGGRLFGRTAVIGLDGDYGKLALGRQYTLAHEVLSSYEAMAFANNSIVGYQGGNYTGLRYDNTLKYIKSFGPVQASAAYTFGEVPGSIKNSSAAAGALVYSNGPLEVGAVYQQTQNVTSAFFGAVPAAQASKQTVWGLGGTWKAARAQYYLGYTNNRLDVADYRNNVGYIGTRYTLTDALAFIGTFQYDWLRHAGQSGKRLTTAGMLDYSFSKRTDVYLEVDYTHLQGAWIALNSSPAFNNSGNTYGNGTRLGVVAGVRHKF from the coding sequence ATGCATAAATCCATGGTTGCGCTGCTCGCGCTTGCCGCGGGCAGCCTGCCCGCGGCCGCCCAGACCAACAGCGGCGTCACGCTCTACGGCCTGATCGACACCACCATCCGCTTCAGCACCAACGAGGACGCGGCTGGCCATTCGCGCACGCAGATGACCGACGGCGTGCTCACCGGCAGCCGCTGGGGCCTGCGCGGCACCGAAGACCTCGGCGGCGGCAACAAGGCCTGGTACATCCTCGAATCGGGCTTCGCGCCCGACACCGGCACCAGCCAGCAGGGCGGGCGCCTGTTCGGCCGCACCGCGGTGATCGGGCTCGACGGCGACTATGGCAAGCTCGCGCTGGGCCGCCAGTACACCCTGGCCCACGAAGTGCTCTCCTCCTACGAGGCGATGGCCTTCGCCAACAACTCGATCGTTGGCTACCAGGGCGGCAACTACACCGGGCTGCGCTACGACAACACCCTCAAGTACATCAAGTCGTTCGGCCCGGTGCAGGCCTCGGCAGCCTATACGTTCGGCGAAGTGCCGGGCAGCATCAAGAACAGCTCGGCCGCTGCGGGTGCGCTCGTCTACAGCAACGGGCCGCTTGAAGTCGGCGCGGTCTATCAGCAAACCCAGAACGTCACCAGCGCATTCTTCGGCGCCGTACCCGCGGCGCAGGCCAGCAAGCAGACAGTCTGGGGGCTCGGCGGCACGTGGAAGGCCGCGCGCGCACAGTATTACCTGGGCTACACCAACAACCGGCTGGACGTGGCCGACTACCGCAACAACGTCGGCTATATCGGCACACGCTACACGCTGACGGATGCGCTCGCGTTCATCGGCACGTTCCAGTACGACTGGCTGCGTCATGCCGGGCAGAGCGGCAAGCGGCTCACCACGGCGGGCATGCTGGACTACAGCTTCAGCAAGCGCACGGATGTCTATCTGGAGGTGGATTACACCCACCTGCAGGGGGCGTGGATCGCGCTGAACAGTTCGCCCGCGTTCAACAACAGTGGCAATACGTACGGCAATGGCACGCGGTTGGGCGTGGTGGCCGGCGTGCGGCACAAGTTCTGA
- a CDS encoding GDCCVxC domain-containing (seleno)protein encodes MSAVKLKSIITCPKCAYAKEDTMPTDACQWCYECERCHMLLRPKAGDCCVFCSYGTERCPPMQQQTGLCCSPAAVTRR; translated from the coding sequence ATGAGTGCAGTCAAGCTGAAGTCGATCATCACCTGCCCCAAGTGCGCCTATGCAAAAGAAGATACGATGCCGACAGATGCCTGCCAGTGGTGCTATGAGTGCGAGCGCTGCCACATGTTACTGAGGCCGAAGGCCGGTGATTGCTGCGTCTTCTGCTCATATGGGACCGAACGGTGCCCGCCCATGCAGCAGCAAACTGGCTTGTGCTGTTCGCCGGCGGCCGTCACTCGCCGCTGA
- a CDS encoding MFS transporter: MTTINKEITAPAVAGHSLADKIRAGFTLGKVRWGMLALVFFATTLNYIDRAALGVLQPVLAKAMAWTAQDYANINFWFQVGYAIGFALQGRFIDMVGVKRAFALAVLLWSLACGAHALAASAVGFMVCRFFLGLTEAANYPACVKTTRIWFPASERAVATGIFNAGTNVGAMLTPIMLPLILQVWGWQAAFLIVGALGAIWLVFWLIKYYNPDEHPTVSQAELTHISRDVEPAPQRIPYSQILRMRGTWAFALAYAITAPVFWFYLYWLPPFLNQQYQLGISVTQMGIPLIVIYLCADIGSVGGGALSSWLISHGMPAVRARLVSMLAFALCITSITLAAGASSLWMAVAAISVAIGAHQAWTANIWSLVMDYTPKHVVSSVFGFGGMIGAIGGMFMTQLVGYVLTVTHNNYAVLFTMIPCAYFIALTWLFFLAPRKVPTATTA; encoded by the coding sequence ATGACCACAATCAACAAGGAGATCACGGCCCCCGCCGTGGCCGGCCACTCGCTGGCCGACAAGATCCGCGCCGGGTTCACGCTCGGCAAGGTGCGCTGGGGCATGCTGGCGCTCGTGTTCTTCGCAACCACGCTCAACTACATCGACCGCGCCGCCCTGGGCGTGCTGCAGCCAGTGCTGGCCAAGGCCATGGCCTGGACCGCGCAGGACTACGCCAATATCAACTTCTGGTTCCAGGTCGGCTACGCCATCGGCTTCGCCCTGCAGGGACGATTCATCGACATGGTCGGGGTCAAGCGCGCCTTCGCGCTGGCCGTGCTGCTGTGGAGCCTCGCCTGCGGCGCGCATGCACTCGCGGCCTCGGCGGTCGGGTTCATGGTCTGCCGCTTCTTCCTTGGCCTGACCGAAGCCGCCAACTACCCGGCCTGCGTCAAGACCACGCGCATCTGGTTCCCGGCCAGCGAACGCGCCGTGGCCACGGGCATCTTTAACGCCGGCACCAATGTCGGCGCCATGCTCACGCCGATCATGCTGCCGCTGATCCTGCAGGTCTGGGGCTGGCAGGCAGCCTTCCTGATCGTGGGCGCGCTCGGTGCGATCTGGCTGGTGTTCTGGCTCATCAAGTACTACAACCCGGACGAGCATCCCACGGTCAGCCAGGCGGAACTGACGCACATCAGCCGCGATGTCGAGCCGGCGCCGCAGCGCATTCCTTACTCGCAGATCCTGCGCATGCGTGGTACCTGGGCTTTCGCGCTGGCCTATGCCATCACCGCGCCGGTGTTCTGGTTCTACCTGTACTGGCTGCCGCCGTTCCTGAACCAGCAGTACCAGCTCGGCATCAGCGTGACGCAGATGGGCATTCCGCTGATCGTCATCTACCTGTGCGCCGACATCGGCAGCGTGGGCGGCGGCGCGCTCTCGTCCTGGCTCATCAGCCACGGCATGCCTGCCGTGCGGGCGCGGCTGGTGTCGATGCTGGCCTTCGCGCTTTGCATCACCTCCATCACCCTTGCCGCCGGCGCGAGCAGCCTGTGGATGGCCGTGGCCGCGATCTCCGTCGCCATCGGCGCACACCAGGCCTGGACCGCGAACATCTGGAGCCTGGTGATGGACTACACGCCCAAGCACGTCGTGAGCTCGGTGTTCGGCTTCGGCGGGATGATCGGCGCGATCGGCGGCATGTTCATGACGCAGCTGGTCGGCTACGTGCTCACCGTCACGCACAACAACTATGCGGTGCTCTTCACGATGATTCCGTGCGCCTACTTCATCGCGCTGACCTGGCTGTTCTTCCTGGCACCGCGCAAGGTGCCGACCGCCACCACGGCCTGA